Below is a window of Theropithecus gelada isolate Dixy chromosome 15, Tgel_1.0, whole genome shotgun sequence DNA.
ATATCATCGCGTTCTGATCTGGTGGCATCTGGCTGTGCAAGGAAGACCCGGCTCTGCCCCCCCAAGTCTTGTGGACACCACAGGGAACATCCTGGACTTCAAAAGCCagggcaggccaggcgcagtggctcatgcctgtaatcccagcacttttggaggccgaagcaggcggattacccgaggccaggagttcaagaccagcctggccaacatggtaaaaccccgtctctactaacaaatacaaaaaagccaggtgtggtggcgtacacctgtagttccagctgcttgggaggctgaggcagaattgcttgaacccgggaggtggaggctgcaatgagctgagatcatgccatggcactccagcctgggcaacgggagTGAAACTCCGTTCCCCCTGCCcccgcttcaaaaaaaaaaaaaaagccagggcaAAGGACCTGGCGTGGCCacttcctcctgccccagcccaacCTCTGGGAACAGGCAGCTCCTATCCGCAAACTGTGTTCacccttttataaaaataaaggaactGGGCCTGTAGCCCTAGCAAGGAAGGAGTGGGGTCTACTCCAGGAGGGGAGCCCCCACAGCAGCCAGGCTAGACCCGAACCAGCCAAGGTTGCCAGGGCCACTGACTGCTGATCCACAGCCAAGCAAGGCAGGGAAGAGGCTGCTGTGAGGGGAAGTCCACAGCGAGGCCCGCCCTTAACAGTCTCCTCtttctaactgtgtgaccttgggcaggtcactttcCTTGTCTGTGATGCCAGAGGCAGCCTTGGGACAGGACCTGTAGTTATTTCCTGGGCCAGCGGCTCCTGTCTGGcttccacacacatacacaggcaccAAAGCAGAAGGGAGTGAGGACAGGCACGCGAGCCACGGCCGCGCTTTATTGCTTAAGatgcacacacaacacagagGTGCAGACAAGGGGGAAAGAGCGCCACACACAGCCCAGACGAGGCAGGAGTGGCCTGGCCGCTATAAGAGATGTTCCTTGCAAGGCAGGGCCCCTGCTGGACAGCGCACTCCCTGGGAGACAGGGTCAGAGGCCCCAGGTCTGCACAGCTGCAGACTTGCTGGGAACCTGGGACAGGTGACCCGCCCGCTCTGGCCTGTGGCTGAGGGCCTTCCACCTCTGCATCCAGCTGTGCACCCACCATTTCCCCACAGGTCACAGGGGCAGCCTTCCTTGATCCACAGCCAACCCTTCTGCTGTCTCTGGCTGTCACTGAGGCCCCTCTGGCAGGGGCAGCAGCAGGCAGGCCAGGCAGAAGGGGGCCCGGGGCCCCACTACCTGGGTAGGAATGAGCAGAGGGCGGGCAGAGCCCTTGCTTCTCGTGGGAGGTAGACAGGTCTCACTCACTGCATACATGGGACAAatgcgtgcacgcacacacatacatatacacacacacacatagccctTTGAACCCAGCACTGGCCTGAGGAGAGTGGCCCCGGAGGAACCCTGAAGGCACGTGTCCACCAGGCTGTAATGCCCCTGCCACCCTGGGGCTCAGCTGGCCAGACTCCCGGGGGTGGGGTGCTGCTGACCCAGGAGCCCACAGACATGTCCCCAGGGCAGTACTGGGCAGGACCCAAAGAaccccacacccagcccaccAGCCTGCCACTCCCAGCCTCAGATGCAGATGGGCCCAAGAGGTGTTCCTGGGAAACAGTCCACTTAGCAAGACCCAGTACCTCTGCTCCCGAAGCTCAGCACAGGCCCAGCCTGGGGTCGGACCCAGATGGAATATCTTCCATACCCTCCCACTTCTGCCAAGCCCCACCCGGGCGAAGCCAGGCCCGACCAGGCACCTGCCCCACGGCCAAGAGCCAGCCTCACAGTCAGAGAGGCCAGCGGGCTGAGGCCACGGGGCAGAGGGAATACGGGGATACACTTCCTGGGCACCAGCACTCCGTGTCCTCCCTGGGTAGGCCTGGCTCCAGATGGCCTGGTACCCGGGGCAGTGAGGATGGCTCTATGTGGGGAGGTGACTGTGGCCTCTGCCCAGTTCTTAAAAAGGCAGAAGCTCCCCGAGGGCAGGGCTTGGGCAGGCCGGCAGGAGAACCTGAGTGGGTGCTGAGGTCAGACCCACTGACCCACTAACGGGGCCAGGCTGCGGCTGACATGACGGGGCCACACCAGGGAGAGGGTGAGCACCCTCGGTGAGGCCAGGGAGAGCCTGCTCTCCCCACTTCCTTAGCACCAAGGCCAGCGGGGGAGGGGGGTGATGGGCAGAACCTGCCTTAGCAGGCCCAGGGAGCAGGGGCAGCTGAGGGGTCTTGGGGTGGCCCGTCCAAGGTTCCAGGAGTCGGCAGGGAGCATCCCCCACCCAGCTGTCCGGTCACTGCCGTGGCTGCAGTTTCAGGTACAGGGATGCACCTTAGGGGCCCTATGGGCTTCTTGAGAAGGCGGGGTGGCAGTGGGCGCTGCACCCTAAGCAGTGGTGGGAGGTTGCTGGCAGTGGCAGGCTGTCCTGGACCCTGGGGCTCTACCTGCCAAGAGAGCTGGGGGAGGTCCCTCTGCTCAGTGCCCAGGTGGCAGGGTCCCACTTGCACCTCCCCTCAAGCCAGGACCAGCATCTCCAGGGGAAGCTGCTGTCAGGTCACAGCAGGTCACTGGCAGCCCTGTCTGTGGTGTGAGGTCTGCAGACCCACCCAGCAGAGGAGCAAGGCCAGCTGGTGTCCACACAGCTGCTGCAGGCTCTGCTCGGCTCTGCCTCAAGTCCAGCAGCCCAGACTCTCACACCAGCAGCCAGGGGCTCCTGGCTTAAGCAAGTCTGGAGAAAGGAGCAGAGGACTCCAGGTGTAGGGGCAGGTGCAGAAGCCCCTCTCCAGGCTGTGCCTCAGTGTGGACAGTCCAGGCCTCACTTGGACTCACACAGAGCcagaggagggggcagggagggaggggtgcCCAGCCCTTCACAGCTACCCCTCCAGGGTCTCCGCGAGCTTCTCCTCATCTGcctgctgcctctgctgctgGATCCTAGCGTAGGAGATTGCATCGCccctggggagagagagaggcagcgTCACGTGGAGCACCAGCCCCACGCCCACAGCCCTCCTGACTACTGCCCGGTTCCTGCCCTGTGACCCAAGTGTGACCTGCAGGCATTCTGATTTCCCCAGAGACAACTGCTGGGGTGGCAAAGGCCTGTCTTGTCCCCTCTGAGAGTGGCCCAGGCTGCTTGGGATGCTGGGCTGAGAAGGAACCAGCCTCAGTCTGGGCCCTGCAGGAGAGGGTGGCAACTGACTACAATGCCCGGTGCAGACCCGGGAGGGGAAGGGGCTCCCACCAGTCATATGTTTGCTACCCTTGCTGCAGGCCGGGACAGGCCGAGACTGGGCCACGCAGAAGTGTTGTGAATCCTCTGTCTTCACCTGCTAGAGCTGAGCCCTGGAGGCACTGATGAGTCACTGGggcctctgcctcagtctccactGGCTAAAAGGGGCCACTCTCAGACCCTCCTTACTGAGGGACTTCGGTAGGGGAGGTGGCGGGGGGAAGGAAGGCCCTGCCCAGGGGCTGGGCCCAGCAGACGCACTTTTTGCCCAGAGCAGAGAGTCCGTACAGCACCCCCGTGGCAAAGGCGATGGCGTTGCCCAGCAGCGTGGTCAGGGTCAGGCTGATGACGATGGGAATGACCGCCATCCTGGGGGGGAAGCAGAGGTCAAGGGGGGCAGTCCGGCCCCACAGCCACTACATCCTTCCCTGCTTCCCAGACTCGGCCCAGCCCCCTTTCTAGACACCCAGGGCACAGGAAGGATCCCAAAAAATCAACTGAGACACAGCTTCAGAAAGTCCTTGATCGGCCCTGAACTTGTCTGTAAAACTGTTCCATTCTGGGAGTAGGATCCAACGCTTTCATCAGATTTTTGAAGGGGTCTGTGGTCCCAAAAAGGGCTAAACAGTAACGAGATGGTCCAGTGCCCTCGCTGTGACAGAAAGAGGTTGTGGCAAGAGCTTTGCGGGCAAGTTACTCAAAATCTCCACCATGGAGAGGGGATCAAACTTTTGTCTGAGGTCAAGCATGTTAACTACATAATGCTAAACACCACAGGCACTAAATAAATGCACTGAGTCATAGAGTAACACCAGCCACATCGCCACAAGTAAGGTCCCCAGAATTCAACCACATGGAACACAAGGTCTCATCATGGGAGGGCTGCAGGCTGCGGGGTCCGCAGGGTCAGCCTCGATCTTGCTGCTGTTTGGCGTCACCTGGTGGCAAGGTCCACTGGGGCGTAAGCATCCCCGGGGCTGATTCTCCATCCTGGCGGGAATTTCCAGGCCAGCAGCAATTCCTGGGCTAACTGGGCCAGGAGGATACCTGCAGGTTGGAGACCAGCGCTCTGTCCTGTCGCCTCCCTAGAGGAGGCTGCCTGTGCGGGAGGACGAGACTCATGGCCCACTGCATTCTACCTGAATTTCCATTCTTGTAGACATGTGGTTGTGAGATTTTTCTGTCATTAAAAAACTTCCAAAtgataaaataagaatagaaattaccaagaaaaagaaagaccacAGCGGGGAACCttctgacaaaaacaaaattaaaggcaAACAACAGGCTGGAAAAATAGTTGCAGGAAATACAACCAAGGATCATTGACTCTTTAACACAGAAAAACACACTGAACTTGCGAAGCAGAACACTGAGGTTCCCACAGGTTAAAAAGGAaacttgaaaattttcaaatcagAAAATGCACTGGGAACATGCGGGAAACTATTTTTCCTCTTAGATAACGAATAGATAAATGCAAATGTGAAGTGGTGCGCAACCCTGGGCAGGGGTGCAGGCGGGGGAGAGACTCAAGGGACCTCTTTGGAAAGCAACATAGCCACgcgtcttaaaatatttttaatgatcagAATCCTTGACCCAGTAATTTCACACCTGAAAATAGATCTTAAGGAAATCatcataaacacagaaaaagttttAGCAGACAGATGTTTATCACAGCTCGAGTTACACCagttaagaaatgaagaaaatcatcCAGCTGAACGAACATTGCTGTATTGAAAGAATGTTATAAAATCTGTGGCGATGTTAAAATGCTTGTATCATGACACTACGTGAAAAAAGCAGGATACAAACTTATTCATAATGGTTATAACTGTGTTAAGagcaggcttttaaaaaatgcctgcGGACAGGAAGCACACACATCAGAAGATTAGCAGGCAGTGTGCTTCCAGTAACATTGttctattttccaaattattgTTAATGAATTTCTATTATGgctagcatttttaaaatacagttttttaaacCCCTAGTGACATGACACTGCATGTAGATAAGAGC
It encodes the following:
- the CACFD1 gene encoding calcium channel flower homolog isoform X4 gives rise to the protein MSGSGGAPAASASSAPPAQEEGMTWWYRWLCRLSGVLGAVSCAISGLFNCITIHPLNIAAGVWMMMAVIPIVISLTLTTLLGNAIAFATGVLYGLSALGKKGDAISYARIQQQRQQADEEKLAETLEG
- the CACFD1 gene encoding calcium channel flower homolog isoform X1, with protein sequence MSGSGGAPAASASSAPPAQEEGMTWWYRWLCRLSGVLGAVSCAISGLFNCITIHPLNIAAGVWMIMNAFILLLCEAPFCCQFIEFANTVAEKVDQLRSWQKAVFYCGMAVIPIVISLTLTTLLGNAIAFATGVLYGLSALGKKAQTEAGSFSAQHPKQPGPLSEGTRQAFATPAVVSGEIRMPAGAMQSPTLGSSSRGSRQMRRSSRRPWRGSCEGLGTPPSLPPPLALCESK
- the CACFD1 gene encoding calcium channel flower homolog isoform X2, which gives rise to MSGSGGAPAASASSAPPAQEEGMTWWYRWLCRLSGVLGAVSCAISGLFNCITIHPLNIAAGVWMMMAVIPIVISLTLTTLLGNAIAFATGVLYGLSALGKKAQTEAGSFSAQHPKQPGPLSEGTRQAFATPAVVSGEIRMPAGAMQSPTLGSSSRGSRQMRRSSRRPWRGSCEGLGTPPSLPPPLALCESK